ACCTTGCTACGAACTGTCGGTGCGGCTGGAATCGGACTCGCCGCCAGCAAGTCTGCCAGTGCCACCGACTCTGATAATCCGACGGAGATCGATTCGTGTGCGGTTATCGACGAACCCGGCGAGTACGAGATCGTCTCCGACATCACACCGGACCTGATCGAGGCTCCCGGGTGTATCGTCATAACGGCGGACGACGTCTACCTGAACGGGAACGGCTATACGATCGATATCCGTGACGCAGAGTTCGAGCGAGTCGGCTTCTACGAGGATCCGAGGGCGATCGCGGTCAATCCCTTCGCCCTCGAGAGGGACGTGACGATCCTCGACGACGTCGTGATCGAGAACGTCGATATCCTCGGCGGGAGCGGGGGAATCGAGTATACGTTCACAGGCGGGAGAACGACCGGAATCACGGTGAGAGAGAGTGGTAGCGGGATTCGTATTCGGTTCCAGGGTCCTTCGGTCGAGCAGTGTACGCTCGAGGACAACATCACGGGCATCGATCTGCAGGGTGATCCCGACGTCTACGGGGGCACAGGGAGCACTATCGATCACTGTACGATCCAGCGGAACCGGAGTACAGGTGTCTTCGTCGGTCACGAGATGTCTTCGACCATCACCGCCTGTCGAGTTCTGAGGAACGGGATCGGCGTCCTCGAATCAGTATTTGGCGGCGGAAGCCAGATCCGGGACAGCAACATCTGCTTCAACGAACACTACGGGGTTTCGAACATCGATACCCCTGCAGACGACGAGTTCCCCGAATTCTCGAACATTACCGACGCGATCGAGAACTACTGGGGTGCCGCGAACGGGCCGTCGAGTTTCGGTGATCCTCCGACATCATTTACCGATCCAGAGACCGGGCGGCCGGCCGATGGAGACGGGGACGTGATCTCGGAATCGCTCGACCCCGGCGTGTCCAACGTCCGATTCGACCCGTTTCTCGAAGAACCGAACCGCGACGCTGGGGATCGGAGATAGCGGGGTTCGGGCGTTTTCTATATTGTGGGGGAGATACCGTCGGAGGTATAGTGATAGCTATATTATAACAAGGGATTCGATACGTCCAATCCAGCCGAGTGGTCGTCTCTCGGGCTTTCGAATCTACTCCAGCAAAATACGACTCACGCCAACGGCGTCCGCTCGACTACAGTCCCGTCGTACGTCGGATACTGCTCGACGATCTCGCCTTTCCCCACGTCGCCCTCCTCTATCATCTCCTCTAGGAGCCACCAGGCGAGTTCGACGTGGTTCGCCTTCACCGTGTAGAACTCCTCCGGAATGCCGAGGTCGCGCAAGCGGGCTTCAGTCTCCCAGGTCTTCCCGTAAACGATCGTCCCGTCGTCGGTCACGTCGTCGAACTCCCGACGGACGTTCTCGGCCATGCGCTGGAGGCGTTTCCTGTGCTGGGCGGCGTCCTTGAACACGCTCGTACAGAAGTAGACCTTCGGGTGGTCGGCCATCTCCTCCAGGATCCCCTTCGAGCCCTCGACCGCGCTCATGTGCCCGTCTTCGAGTTCGTAGCCCTCCGCGCGCATTCGCTCGTAGTTGCCATCGCTCATCTCGAACTGGTTGACGTTGCAGAACTCCGCGGCGCCCTCGTCGAGGAACTCTATGAACTCGCGTTCGGGGCGGATGCCCGGGATCTCGAAGGCGGGGGTGAGCCCCTCCTCGCGGGCGATATAGAGGATCTCCTCCCACTCGGTGCCGTGGAGCTCTCCCCAGAGCTCGTACGGCGGGTGAAACCGGATCTCGTCGAGGCCGGCCTCGGCGAGCTTTCGCATGTTCTCGCGTCCACCGGTGATCCCGGTGTAGAGGTGGGTGTGGTGCTCGGGGCCGAACTCCTCTTTCAGCAGGCGGAGGTACCGGGTGGTGCGGCCCATCGCCTCCTGGGGTTCGCCGCCGGTGATCGATGTGCCCAGCGCGTCCATCAGCTTCGCCTCCTGGATGACGTCCTCGTCTCGCTCGACCGGGCGCTCGTTGGCGTAGACCTGCTCGACGTTCTTTCGTTTCTCCCCGAGCGGGCAGTAGAAACAGTCGCGCTCGTCGCAGTAGCCGTAGACGAACAGCACCATCTTGCCGCCGAGCGCGCACTGCTCACAGCCCTTCGAGATCATTCTCTGTCTCGGAGAACCGCCCCCAGCGGCAAAAGCCGCTCGGGTTCCGCTCGAGAGAGGGAAAACAGTTAACGGCCCGACCCCGTAGCGCGTGTAGATGCTGCTGGTGCTGTGTGTCGACCTCGACGACGACCTCGGGCGCAAGGCGGGCGTCGAGACGCCCGTCATCGGTCGGGACGCCGTCGAGGAGGCCGCCGTCGCGCTCGCGACGGTCGACCCCGAGGACTCCGACGTGAACGTCCTCTTCCAGGGCGTCCACATCGCCGACGAGTTCGGGGAGAAGGGCGAGGCGGTCACCGTCGCAGCGGTCACCGGCACCGAGAAGGCGGACGTGAGCGCGAACCGAAAGGTCGGGGAGGAACTCGACTACGTCCTCGCGAGCCTCTCGACGGACGAACGGGTCTCCGCGGTCGTCGTCACCGACGGCGCACAGGACGAGTCGGTGATCCCGGTGATCCGCTCGCGCGTGCCCGTCGACGGCGTTCGGAGAGTGGTCGTCCGTCAGGCCCAGGACCTCGAATCGATGTACTACACGATCAAGCAGGTGCTGAACGACCCGGAGACCCGCGGGACGATCCTCGTTCCCCTGGGGATCCTGCTGCTGATCTACCCGCTTGCGACGCTCGCCGACCGCTTCGGCTTCCCCGGCGCGACCCTGGGCGTGCTCTCCGCGCTGCTCGGCCTCTACCTGCTCGCCCGCGGACTGGGTGCACAGGAGGCGATCGACCGCTGGGCCGAGCGCGTTCGCACGGTGCTCTACACCGGCCGGGTGACACTGATCACGAGCGTCGTCGCCGCCGCACTGCTCCTGATCGGGGGGATCGGCGGGGTCGAAGCCCTGGAGACGGCACAGGTGGGCGAACAGCTCACGGCGTTGGAGGTGATCGCCGCGCTCGTCTACGGCGCGGTCCAGTGGTTCGCCGCCGCGGGGATCACGTCCAGCTTGGGACGGATCACCGACGCCTACCTCGCCGATCGACTGGAGTGGCGCTACCTGAACGCGCCCTTCTACGTGATCTCGATCGCGGTCGTCCTCCACGGCGTGAGCGCCTTCCTGCTCGGCTATCAGACCCTGCCGTACGTCGCCGCGGCGCTCACCGCGGGCACGCTCGTCGGGCTCGTGAGTACGCTCACCTTCGCCATCGTCGAGACGCGTTCGGCGAGACGGGCGAAGCCGACGTGAGGCGTATGTCGCGTCACGCCGTACGGGGGATATGGACCAGCTGACCCCGAGCGAACTCGTCTTCCTCCACGGCGAACGGTTCGCGACGCGAGCGATCGCGGGGAACGTCTCGCTCCCCCTCTCCGATCGAGCTGTCGCCACCGACCAGCTCGCGACAGCGGTCCTCACGGCCGCCTTCCTCGCGAACGAGGAGGAGGGGGCGATCCGCTTCGAGATGGGCGAGACCGCCCGCTGGCTGGGCCTCCGAAAGCGGACCGCACTCTCCGTCGCGACGAACGGGCCCGCCCCGATGTGGCCGGATCATACCCTCGAGTGGGCGGTCTCGACGTTCCTGGGTGGGATGGAAGGCGAGACCGGAACCGCGGATCCGATCCTCGTCGCCGCGCTCGTCGACGCCCTCTTCGACGGCGACGAGACCGATCCCTGGCGGTACGTGATCGAACTGGTCGAGGACGGACTCGCCGCGAGAGGGTTGCTCGACCGGCGCCGCGAGCGGTGGCTCCGGCTCCCGACCGGGCGGACCGAGTACGGGCTCACCGGTGAGCTCGAACGGCTCGCGGCCGACAGCTCACCGGAGAAGATCGAACGGCTGTTCTCCGCGGTCGAGACCGCGCGCCCGGAGCTCTGGAAACTACTCCGGTGGGAGCTAGAGCGAGCGGTCGCCGCGCGCCTCGACACGAGCAGCTACTACGTCTATCACGGATCGTCGTAGGCCGTTCCGAGGTCAGCGCTCTCTGACGACGACGAACTCCGCGAGGTCCTTGAGGTACTCGTAGGCCTTCGTGTTCGCCGCCTCGACCCGCGAGAGCGCCGAGAGCGCCGCCTCGGACTCCGCGTGCGCCCGCTCGTTCGCCTCCTCGGGGCTCAGATCCGTAACCTGTAGCAGCGAGGGCCGGTCCATCTCGACGTCCTGACCCGTCGGCTTCCCGAGCTCCTCGGGATCGGCAGTCGCGTCGAGCACGTCGTCCCTGATCTGGAAGGCGATCCCCACCCGTTCGGCGTACTCGCCGACCGCCTCGACGGTGTGGGCGTCGGCGTCGGCCGCGACTGCCCCGACCTCCGCCGCGGCGCGAAAGAGCGCACCGGTCTTCCGTCGGGCGAGTTCCATGTACTCGGCCTCGTTCTCCGGCCGTGCGACGATTTCGATCGCCTCTCCCTCGCCGAGTTCGACCATCGCCTCCGCGACGATCTGCATCGCCCGGGCGTCGCGAGAGAAGAGCGCGAACGCCTCGCCGAGGTGCGCATCGGAGGAGACGATCGCGGGGCCGTAGCCGAACGCAGACCAGGCGCTCTCGGCCCCGCGACGCACCGCGGAGTCGTCGATGATGTCGTCGATCACGAGCGACGCGTTGTGAACGAGTTCGACGCCCACCCCGAAGTCGACCGCGTCCTCCGGCGTTCCACCCACGGCCTCGCAGACGATGATCGTCATCGTCGGCCGGACCCGCTTGCCCCCGGAGAGGACGGTGTGGCCGACCTCCTCTCGCAGCAGCTCGGGTTCGAGTTCGGCCACGACCGCCGAGAGCCGCTCGTCGACGAGCGAGCGGCGGCGGTCGAGGTACTCCATGAAGAACATCGGCGTGGACCGCGCAAGTAGGTGACGGTCGATGACGGGCGTGTGGCCCGTACGGACCGCTTCCGCCGCTCGTCGGGCGATCGCCGGCCCACACCCACGGTCACCACGATCCCGCGAGGACCGTCCGTCTCAGAACGTGTCGATCACGGGGATTCCGACGGTGTCGAAGTCGGTCATCGCCGCCAGTTTCGCGGAGACGTCCTCGAGGCCGACCGTCTCGGAGACCACCCCGCTCGGCTCGAGCTTTCCGCTCTCGACCATCCGGAAGATCTCGTCGTAGCGTGCCGGCGGCATCCCGAGCGAGCCGACGAACTCGATCTCGCGCATCACCATCACGTCCGTCGGCAGCGAGACCTCTCCCCGCTCTTCCTCGGTCGTGAGACCGATCTGGAGGTGCTGGCCGTGTGTCCGGAGCGAGCGGACCGAGTTCCGACAGGTCTCCGCGATCCCGAGCGCGTCGACCGAGAGCTCGGCACCACCGTCGGTGATCGACCGGACCTCGGCCGGGACGTCCTCGTTCTCGCTCGCGCTCACCGTCTCGGCCGCCCCGAGATCGGTCGCCCACTCGAGTTTCTCGTCGTCGAGGTCGACCGCGATCACCTCCGCGCCGAGCGCGTCCGCGATGTGGACCGCCGAGAGGCCGACGCCCCCACAGCCGTGGACCACGACGCGGTCGCCCGCAGAGAGGTCGGCGCGGTGTGAGAGCGCGTGAAACGAGGTCATGAACCGACAGCCGA
This region of Halalkalicoccus sp. CGA53 genomic DNA includes:
- a CDS encoding right-handed parallel beta-helix repeat-containing protein, with the protein product MNRSLEETYKSTGRREGRILGRRTLLRTVGAAGIGLAASKSASATDSDNPTEIDSCAVIDEPGEYEIVSDITPDLIEAPGCIVITADDVYLNGNGYTIDIRDAEFERVGFYEDPRAIAVNPFALERDVTILDDVVIENVDILGGSGGIEYTFTGGRTTGITVRESGSGIRIRFQGPSVEQCTLEDNITGIDLQGDPDVYGGTGSTIDHCTIQRNRSTGVFVGHEMSSTITACRVLRNGIGVLESVFGGGSQIRDSNICFNEHYGVSNIDTPADDEFPEFSNITDAIENYWGAANGPSSFGDPPTSFTDPETGRPADGDGDVISESLDPGVSNVRFDPFLEEPNRDAGDRR
- a CDS encoding radical SAM protein — translated: MISKGCEQCALGGKMVLFVYGYCDERDCFYCPLGEKRKNVEQVYANERPVERDEDVIQEAKLMDALGTSITGGEPQEAMGRTTRYLRLLKEEFGPEHHTHLYTGITGGRENMRKLAEAGLDEIRFHPPYELWGELHGTEWEEILYIAREEGLTPAFEIPGIRPEREFIEFLDEGAAEFCNVNQFEMSDGNYERMRAEGYELEDGHMSAVEGSKGILEEMADHPKVYFCTSVFKDAAQHRKRLQRMAENVRREFDDVTDDGTIVYGKTWETEARLRDLGIPEEFYTVKANHVELAWWLLEEMIEEGDVGKGEIVEQYPTYDGTVVERTPLA
- a CDS encoding DUF373 family protein, translated to MLLVLCVDLDDDLGRKAGVETPVIGRDAVEEAAVALATVDPEDSDVNVLFQGVHIADEFGEKGEAVTVAAVTGTEKADVSANRKVGEELDYVLASLSTDERVSAVVVTDGAQDESVIPVIRSRVPVDGVRRVVVRQAQDLESMYYTIKQVLNDPETRGTILVPLGILLLIYPLATLADRFGFPGATLGVLSALLGLYLLARGLGAQEAIDRWAERVRTVLYTGRVTLITSVVAAALLLIGGIGGVEALETAQVGEQLTALEVIAALVYGAVQWFAAAGITSSLGRITDAYLADRLEWRYLNAPFYVISIAVVLHGVSAFLLGYQTLPYVAAALTAGTLVGLVSTLTFAIVETRSARRAKPT
- a CDS encoding polyprenyl synthetase family protein; the protein is MEYLDRRRSLVDERLSAVVAELEPELLREEVGHTVLSGGKRVRPTMTIIVCEAVGGTPEDAVDFGVGVELVHNASLVIDDIIDDSAVRRGAESAWSAFGYGPAIVSSDAHLGEAFALFSRDARAMQIVAEAMVELGEGEAIEIVARPENEAEYMELARRKTGALFRAAAEVGAVAADADAHTVEAVGEYAERVGIAFQIRDDVLDATADPEELGKPTGQDVEMDRPSLLQVTDLSPEEANERAHAESEAALSALSRVEAANTKAYEYLKDLAEFVVVRER
- a CDS encoding zinc-dependent alcohol dehydrogenase family protein yields the protein MRAAVLEEHGEPLSIEEVDRPGVEPDGVVVDVEACGICRSDWHGWQGDWGWLGLESQPGQIFGHEPAGTVVEVGEDVDTVREGDRVAIPFNLGDGSCRHCRNGHANVCENVMPLGFVPMVQGAFAEEVHVPAADHNLVSLPDEVSPVDMAGLGCRFMTSFHALSHRADLSAGDRVVVHGCGGVGLSAVHIADALGAEVIAVDLDDEKLEWATDLGAAETVSASENEDVPAEVRSITDGGAELSVDALGIAETCRNSVRSLRTHGQHLQIGLTTEEERGEVSLPTDVMVMREIEFVGSLGMPPARYDEIFRMVESGKLEPSGVVSETVGLEDVSAKLAAMTDFDTVGIPVIDTF